A single window of Archangium gephyra DNA harbors:
- a CDS encoding class I SAM-dependent DNA methyltransferase, whose amino-acid sequence MKPSPIDWRARLEACGFEGAELVPATYAAHVLWSWREPLAAEAALREHLDQQPDDKDSLKMLISILQENGRASEVVALRRHLHERRCHELRIPEPARDAAIAYMEAAETGGAPPERMADAHVAALFDLYAPSFDDSLRGFLSYRAPERLVDAVRSVLGGRRELDVLDLGCGTGLAGPLLRPFARRLEGIDLSTGMLDKARERGVYDALRAGEITAELAASTASHELIVAVDVLVYFGALETLFQHVARRLTPGGLFAFTVEKGTEPGYRLQPTARYVHHLDYLRDCASAAYLHPVLVREETLRKQAGQPVAGYVAVLSRSES is encoded by the coding sequence ATGAAGCCCTCTCCCATCGATTGGCGTGCGCGCCTGGAAGCGTGTGGATTCGAAGGGGCGGAGCTCGTGCCCGCCACCTACGCGGCCCACGTGCTCTGGTCCTGGCGGGAGCCGCTGGCGGCGGAGGCGGCGCTGCGCGAGCACCTCGACCAGCAGCCGGACGACAAGGACTCGCTGAAGATGCTCATCTCCATCCTCCAGGAGAACGGGCGCGCCAGCGAGGTGGTCGCGCTCCGCCGCCACCTGCACGAGCGGCGCTGCCACGAGCTGCGCATCCCCGAGCCGGCCCGGGACGCGGCGATCGCCTACATGGAAGCGGCAGAGACCGGCGGCGCCCCGCCCGAGCGCATGGCCGACGCCCATGTCGCCGCGCTCTTCGATCTCTACGCCCCCAGCTTCGACGACAGCCTGCGCGGCTTCCTCTCCTACCGCGCGCCCGAGCGGCTCGTGGACGCGGTGCGCTCGGTGCTCGGCGGACGGCGGGAGCTGGACGTGCTCGACCTGGGGTGCGGCACCGGACTGGCCGGTCCCCTGCTCCGGCCCTTCGCCCGGCGGCTGGAGGGCATCGACCTGTCCACGGGCATGCTGGACAAGGCGCGCGAGCGCGGCGTGTACGACGCCCTCCGGGCCGGGGAGATCACCGCGGAGCTCGCCGCCTCCACGGCGAGTCATGAGCTCATCGTCGCCGTGGACGTGCTCGTCTACTTCGGCGCGCTGGAAACACTCTTCCAGCACGTGGCCCGGCGGCTCACTCCCGGAGGCCTGTTCGCCTTCACCGTGGAGAAGGGCACCGAGCCAGGCTACCGGCTCCAGCCCACCGCGCGCTATGTCCACCACCTCGATTACCTCCGGGATTGCGCCAGTGCGGCCTACCTGCACCCGGTGTTGGTGCGGGAAGAGACGCTGCGCAAGCAAGCCGGTCAACCTGTCGCCGGCTACGTGGCCGTGCTGTCCAGAAGTGAAAGCTGA
- a CDS encoding SDR family NAD(P)-dependent oxidoreductase, whose translation MDNLVRARKYAVVTGASSGIGRELASLLAREGYALVLVARRTGPMQELAEELQRAHGVPSVVVGADLATPEGVSTVVNELKTRQLDVEVLVNNAGFGLAGNFEVLPAEQQVGMLDLNVRALTALTRELVPGMVARKRGYVLNVASLAAFTPGPFMSVYYASKAYVLSFSTALHSELKGQGVTVTALCPGYTETEFAARAAEHQKARLFSGPMGTSNARQVAEAGFRGLLRGKAVVVPGLSNRLSAWFLPLAPLALKLRISAYMNASEP comes from the coding sequence ATGGACAACCTGGTGCGGGCACGCAAATACGCGGTGGTGACGGGCGCCTCCAGTGGCATTGGCCGGGAGCTGGCGTCGCTGCTGGCGCGCGAGGGGTATGCGCTGGTGTTGGTGGCCCGGCGCACCGGCCCCATGCAGGAGCTGGCGGAGGAGCTCCAGCGGGCCCACGGAGTGCCCTCGGTGGTGGTGGGGGCGGACCTGGCCACGCCCGAGGGGGTGTCCACCGTGGTGAACGAGCTGAAGACGCGCCAGCTGGACGTCGAGGTGCTGGTGAACAACGCGGGCTTCGGGCTGGCGGGGAACTTCGAGGTGCTGCCGGCGGAGCAGCAGGTGGGGATGTTGGACCTCAACGTCCGGGCGCTCACCGCGCTCACCCGCGAGCTGGTGCCGGGGATGGTGGCGCGCAAGCGCGGGTACGTGCTCAACGTGGCCTCGCTGGCGGCCTTCACGCCGGGCCCGTTCATGTCCGTGTACTACGCGAGCAAGGCGTACGTGCTGTCCTTCTCCACCGCGCTGCACTCGGAGCTCAAGGGCCAGGGGGTGACGGTGACGGCGCTGTGCCCGGGGTACACCGAGACGGAATTCGCCGCGCGGGCGGCGGAGCACCAGAAGGCGCGGCTCTTCAGCGGGCCCATGGGGACGAGCAACGCGCGCCAGGTGGCCGAGGCGGGCTTCCGGGGCCTGCTGAGGGGCAAGGCGGTGGTGGTGCCCGGGCTCTCCAACCGCCTCTCGGCCTGGTTCCTGCCGCTGGCCCCACTGGCGTTGAAGCTGCGCATCTCCGCGTACATGAACGCGAGCGAGCCCTGA
- a CDS encoding zf-TFIIB domain-containing protein produces the protein MSGDKRCPSCRGRMQRFFAVGVELDRCRSCRGVWLDAGELSEVLLREVSPRPVAGRSERPCAFCSRPMRTAQLPGGVAVETCERCRGIYLDEGELEHLTFGTEDSAPLAANVSPEKRFFFFYCVSCGERFPLNEARNGEGGLHCTGCAPSAQPPSAEEEQPVKQVGGWLSRWFGRS, from the coding sequence ATGAGTGGGGACAAGCGGTGCCCTTCGTGCCGGGGGCGGATGCAGCGGTTCTTCGCGGTCGGAGTCGAGCTGGACCGGTGCCGCTCGTGCCGGGGCGTGTGGCTGGACGCGGGGGAGCTCTCCGAGGTGCTCCTGAGGGAGGTGTCACCGCGGCCGGTGGCGGGCCGGAGCGAGCGCCCGTGTGCCTTCTGCTCGCGCCCGATGCGCACGGCACAGCTTCCCGGAGGGGTCGCGGTGGAGACGTGCGAGCGCTGCCGGGGCATCTACCTGGACGAGGGCGAGCTGGAGCACCTCACCTTCGGCACGGAGGACTCGGCGCCGCTCGCCGCGAACGTCAGTCCCGAGAAGCGGTTCTTCTTCTTCTACTGCGTGAGCTGTGGCGAGCGCTTCCCGCTCAACGAGGCGCGGAATGGAGAGGGCGGGCTGCACTGCACGGGCTGCGCTCCCTCCGCGCAGCCGCCTTCCGCCGAGGAGGAGCAGCCGGTGAAACAGGTGGGCGGATGGTTGAGTCGGTGGTTCGGCCGGAGTTAG
- the rd gene encoding rubredoxin → MNKRYRCIMCEYIYDPAVGDPDSGIAPGTPFEQIPDSWYCPQCGASKADFEPMED, encoded by the coding sequence ATGAACAAGCGCTACCGCTGCATCATGTGCGAGTACATCTATGACCCGGCCGTGGGGGATCCCGACTCCGGCATCGCGCCGGGCACGCCCTTCGAGCAGATTCCGGACTCCTGGTATTGCCCCCAGTGCGGCGCGAGCAAGGCCGACTTCGAGCCGATGGAGGATTAG
- a CDS encoding DUF2378 family protein, with product MMTAAVPRKEPVIFSQVVEALFKHAFKERLDTHTRARLKKIGIDLDHPFLVAYSVPTWFAAVGVCSEVLFPDLSNEQARYRIGRKLVDGYGQTTMGRAVFAMLRMLGWERSLGRISRGLQSGTNFLSARTRFLPDGALEVTFEVMPEFIAALGSTPGIDPHFMHGNMDAMMELVGAPFTRSELQPIEPGSQRVVYVLRRPAP from the coding sequence ATGATGACCGCTGCCGTACCCCGGAAGGAACCCGTCATCTTCAGTCAGGTGGTGGAGGCCCTCTTCAAGCACGCCTTCAAGGAGCGGCTCGACACCCACACCCGGGCACGGCTCAAGAAGATCGGCATCGACCTGGATCATCCGTTCCTCGTCGCCTACTCGGTGCCGACCTGGTTCGCCGCCGTGGGGGTGTGCTCGGAGGTCCTCTTCCCGGATCTCTCCAATGAGCAGGCCCGCTACCGGATCGGCCGCAAGCTGGTGGACGGCTACGGCCAGACCACCATGGGCCGGGCCGTGTTCGCCATGCTCCGGATGCTCGGCTGGGAGCGCTCGCTGGGCCGGATTTCCCGTGGACTGCAGTCGGGGACCAACTTCCTGTCGGCCCGGACCCGCTTCCTGCCGGACGGCGCGCTCGAGGTCACCTTCGAGGTGATGCCCGAGTTCATCGCCGCCCTCGGCTCCACGCCGGGCATCGATCCGCACTTCATGCACGGCAACATGGACGCGATGATGGAGCTGGTCGGCGCGCCCTTCACGCGCAGCGAGCTGCAGCCCATCGAGCCCGGCTCCCAGCGCGTCGTCTACGTGCTGCGCCGCCCGGCCCCCTAA
- a CDS encoding M16 family metallopeptidase — protein sequence MSFSYHRDVLPNGLRVVTVETPHLHTALLAVYVRTGSRHETAANNGVSHFLEHLFFRGSEGWPDTVKMNSAVEEVGGNLNGVTTRDHGYYYTPLHPAHLDVGLEVLGDMLTRPKLTDMEVERNIILEEMLDEVDEKGRDIDIDNLSKRVLFPHHPLAFKIAGTKESVSLLSHEQIREHFARHYVTGNMVVTAAGRVKHDEVLALVERHFARLPRGPESIDLPPPPTPAGPHLHVVTHDESQTEFRISFRTVPEHHEDWPALQLLRRFLDDGLSSRLPFEIVEKRGLAYSVHASLEAFHDAGIFEIEAACAPDRASLVVAEVFRVLGELSTTPVGDEELARARRRHRMLLEFSQDSPGELAGWFGGTELFRRPESFGRRADLVDAASAAHVRDVARRYFARENLTVVAVGQRKGIKALEKVVETAEGLPTTR from the coding sequence ATGAGCTTCAGCTACCACCGCGATGTCCTGCCCAACGGGCTGCGCGTCGTTACCGTCGAGACCCCGCACCTGCACACCGCCCTGCTCGCGGTGTACGTGCGCACCGGCAGCCGCCACGAGACGGCCGCCAACAACGGCGTCAGCCACTTCCTCGAGCACCTCTTCTTCCGCGGCAGCGAGGGCTGGCCGGACACCGTGAAGATGAACTCCGCCGTGGAGGAGGTGGGCGGCAACCTCAACGGCGTCACCACGCGCGACCACGGCTACTACTACACGCCCCTGCACCCGGCGCACCTGGACGTGGGCCTCGAGGTGCTCGGGGACATGCTCACCCGCCCCAAGCTCACCGACATGGAGGTGGAGCGCAACATCATCCTCGAGGAGATGCTCGACGAGGTGGACGAGAAGGGCCGGGACATCGACATCGACAACCTGTCCAAGCGGGTGCTCTTCCCCCACCACCCGCTGGCCTTCAAGATCGCCGGCACCAAGGAGTCCGTCTCGCTGCTCTCCCACGAGCAGATCCGCGAGCACTTCGCGCGCCACTACGTCACCGGCAACATGGTGGTGACGGCGGCGGGCCGGGTGAAGCACGACGAGGTGCTCGCGCTGGTGGAGCGCCACTTCGCGCGGCTGCCCCGGGGCCCCGAGAGCATCGACCTGCCGCCGCCGCCCACGCCCGCCGGGCCGCACCTGCACGTCGTCACCCACGACGAGTCCCAGACGGAGTTCCGCATCAGCTTCCGCACCGTGCCCGAGCACCACGAGGACTGGCCCGCCCTCCAGTTGCTGCGGCGCTTCCTGGATGACGGGCTGTCCTCGCGGCTGCCCTTCGAGATCGTCGAGAAGCGGGGGCTCGCGTACTCGGTGCACGCCTCGCTGGAGGCCTTCCACGACGCGGGCATCTTCGAGATCGAGGCCGCGTGTGCGCCGGACCGGGCGTCGCTGGTGGTGGCGGAGGTGTTCCGGGTGCTGGGCGAGCTGAGCACCACGCCGGTGGGCGACGAGGAGCTGGCACGCGCCAGGCGGCGGCACCGGATGCTGCTGGAGTTCTCGCAGGACTCGCCGGGCGAGCTGGCCGGGTGGTTCGGTGGGACGGAGCTGTTCCGCCGGCCCGAGTCCTTCGGCCGCAGGGCGGACCTGGTGGACGCCGCCAGCGCGGCGCACGTGCGCGACGTGGCCCGGCGCTACTTCGCCCGCGAGAACCTCACCGTGGTGGCCGTGGGCCAGCGCAAGGGGATCAAAGCCCTGGAGAAGGTGGTGGAGACCGCCGAGGGACTGCCCACCACCCGCTGA
- a CDS encoding sensor histidine kinase, producing MKLSLATRIFLGYAVVLATFGAVSLFSVAELHRNRLEIRLVSQGYLQLSQDAAALESFHTNQEKDTERLLEEGSVETRRALIRLARLYFPSLMTERLQAAKTRAGEVRTMAPTGEVHFVQDLESRLGELSNRYQSYGRAAEAVFTVLSNEKPTAEEVARATSELRQQESSIGRDIRFLRAALSNRIRERVDGAEDRERRTGLAIITLSVLAIGVGLGATAWSARTLRPVRTLIEGVSRIGRGDYSAQLGVRGDDEVAVLAREFDAMARSLQAREAQLKAQAEALMRAEQLAAVGRISAQVAHEVRNPLSSIGLNVELMQDAFERATFESPVDAREARELLAAVTREVDRLTEVTEQYLRMARPPQPSLEPTDVTEVLASVLDFSREELERAHVEVVRELAEAPPQALADEGQLRQVFLNLLRNAREAMPDGGRLTIATRVHERQVEVAIQDTGRGMSEAVRSRIFEPFFTTKEDGTGLGLAVCQQILKAHGGSLGCQSEPGQGTTFSVRLPRA from the coding sequence ATGAAGCTCTCGCTCGCCACCCGCATCTTCCTCGGTTACGCGGTGGTGCTCGCCACCTTCGGCGCGGTGTCGCTCTTCAGCGTGGCCGAGCTGCACCGCAACCGGCTGGAGATCCGCCTGGTGAGCCAGGGCTACCTCCAGCTGTCGCAGGACGCGGCCGCGCTCGAGTCCTTCCACACCAACCAGGAGAAGGACACCGAGCGCCTGCTCGAGGAGGGCAGCGTGGAGACGCGGCGGGCCCTCATCCGGCTGGCGCGGTTGTACTTCCCCTCGCTCATGACGGAGCGGCTGCAGGCGGCGAAGACGAGGGCCGGCGAGGTGCGCACCATGGCCCCCACCGGCGAGGTGCACTTCGTCCAGGACCTGGAGTCGCGCCTGGGAGAGCTCTCCAACCGCTACCAATCCTACGGGCGGGCAGCGGAGGCCGTCTTCACGGTGCTCTCCAACGAGAAGCCCACCGCGGAGGAGGTGGCGCGCGCCACCTCCGAGCTGCGCCAGCAGGAGTCCTCCATCGGCCGGGACATCCGCTTCCTGCGCGCCGCGCTGAGCAACCGCATCCGCGAGCGCGTGGACGGAGCCGAGGACCGCGAGCGGCGCACGGGGCTGGCCATCATCACCCTGTCCGTGCTGGCCATCGGCGTGGGCCTGGGCGCCACCGCGTGGTCGGCCCGCACGCTGCGCCCGGTGCGCACCCTCATCGAGGGCGTGTCGCGCATCGGCCGCGGTGACTACAGCGCCCAGCTGGGTGTGCGCGGAGATGACGAGGTGGCGGTGCTCGCCCGCGAGTTCGACGCCATGGCCCGCTCGCTCCAGGCCCGCGAGGCCCAGCTCAAGGCCCAGGCCGAGGCCCTCATGCGCGCCGAGCAGCTGGCGGCCGTGGGCCGCATCTCCGCCCAGGTGGCCCACGAGGTGCGCAACCCCCTGTCCTCCATCGGCCTCAACGTGGAGCTGATGCAGGACGCCTTCGAGCGCGCCACCTTCGAGTCCCCGGTGGACGCCCGCGAGGCGCGCGAGCTGCTCGCCGCCGTCACCCGCGAGGTGGATCGGCTCACCGAGGTGACGGAGCAGTACCTGCGCATGGCGCGCCCGCCCCAGCCCAGCCTCGAGCCCACCGACGTCACCGAGGTGCTGGCCAGCGTGCTGGACTTCTCCCGCGAGGAGCTGGAGCGTGCCCACGTGGAGGTGGTGCGCGAGCTCGCCGAGGCTCCGCCCCAGGCCCTGGCCGACGAGGGCCAGCTGCGCCAGGTGTTCCTCAACCTGCTGCGCAACGCCCGCGAGGCCATGCCCGATGGCGGCCGGCTCACCATCGCCACGCGCGTGCACGAGCGCCAGGTGGAGGTCGCCATCCAGGACACCGGGCGCGGCATGAGCGAGGCCGTGCGCTCGCGCATCTTCGAACCCTTCTTCACCACCAAGGAAGACGGCACGGGCCTGGGGCTCGCCGTCTGCCAGCAGATCCTCAAGGCCCACGGCGGCTCGCTCGGGTGCCAGAGCGAGCCCGGCCAGGGCACCACCTTCTCCGTCAGGCTTCCCCGCGCATGA
- a CDS encoding Kelch repeat-containing protein produces MGRSINGWTSSARGGIAKGRARSPGWKAGVAALGLLSACGPWEARYEVKLLTGTCSAIPALEGARYLRFRVTGADMEPVERYVPVDQGTAALPIVPPGKGRVLEVRGYTDLPRMGGRLVALGRSRSFEVPESAGEARPTVSVAVRMVDTYVRPATAQGTCVSLAEPRAAHTATLLDDGRVLLAGGFRTGSEGVDSTVSSAELFDPVTGTVTQVPALGTARAFHTATRLPGGKVLLAGGEMRSVEGALPVRSARVLDVAQGMSTEVELKVARSHHAAAVDSGGRVLLVGGVGAGGAVVAQAEGYDSATGQVFSVSTPVPRVGMAAMPVQDGRRIAVVGGSDGAELRPEVLFFSFEGGSFVPVGEGARLREPRRDAALVPFGGLERLLYVGGYDSAGDVAEARVLASSELVSPGAAVQVSPGPQVFARSGLCAVALPDGRVMTLGGVRYGAGGLVSDPHVELLVPGQNGAATALLGLKPLDPSRHQHSCTVLDDGSVLIAGGQGEDGSRGTTLGDLVIYTPVPLD; encoded by the coding sequence ATGGGCCGGAGTATCAACGGGTGGACCTCGTCCGCCCGGGGGGGCATCGCGAAGGGCAGGGCCCGTTCGCCAGGTTGGAAGGCGGGAGTGGCGGCGCTGGGGCTCCTGAGTGCCTGTGGGCCCTGGGAGGCCCGCTACGAGGTGAAGCTCCTCACCGGCACCTGTTCGGCCATCCCCGCGTTGGAGGGCGCCCGCTACCTGCGTTTCCGCGTCACCGGCGCGGACATGGAGCCCGTGGAGCGCTACGTCCCGGTGGATCAGGGCACGGCGGCGCTGCCGATCGTCCCTCCTGGGAAGGGGCGCGTGCTGGAGGTGCGCGGCTATACGGACCTGCCTCGCATGGGGGGCCGCCTGGTGGCCCTGGGCCGCTCCCGTTCCTTCGAGGTGCCGGAGTCGGCCGGGGAGGCGCGCCCGACGGTCTCCGTCGCCGTCCGCATGGTGGACACGTACGTGCGTCCGGCCACGGCCCAGGGGACGTGTGTGTCACTCGCCGAGCCTCGCGCGGCCCATACCGCGACGCTGCTCGACGACGGCCGGGTGCTGCTGGCCGGGGGCTTCCGGACCGGTTCGGAGGGCGTGGACTCCACGGTGTCCTCGGCGGAGCTGTTCGATCCGGTGACGGGCACGGTGACGCAGGTGCCGGCGCTGGGCACCGCGCGGGCGTTCCACACCGCGACGCGGCTGCCGGGCGGCAAGGTGCTGCTGGCGGGCGGTGAGATGCGGTCGGTGGAGGGCGCGTTGCCCGTGCGGAGCGCCCGGGTACTGGATGTGGCCCAGGGCATGTCCACCGAGGTGGAGCTGAAGGTGGCGCGCAGCCACCACGCGGCGGCGGTGGACTCGGGCGGGCGGGTGCTGCTCGTCGGCGGAGTGGGGGCGGGTGGCGCGGTGGTGGCACAGGCCGAGGGTTATGACTCCGCGACGGGCCAGGTGTTCTCCGTGAGCACGCCGGTGCCCCGCGTGGGCATGGCGGCGATGCCGGTGCAGGACGGCCGGCGCATCGCCGTGGTGGGCGGCTCGGACGGGGCGGAGCTGAGGCCGGAGGTGCTGTTCTTCTCCTTCGAGGGCGGCTCCTTCGTCCCGGTGGGCGAGGGCGCGCGGCTCCGGGAGCCCCGGCGCGACGCGGCGCTCGTGCCCTTCGGCGGGCTGGAGCGGCTGCTGTACGTGGGCGGATATGACTCGGCGGGCGATGTGGCGGAGGCGCGCGTCCTGGCCTCCTCGGAGCTCGTCTCCCCGGGCGCGGCGGTGCAGGTGTCCCCGGGGCCTCAGGTGTTCGCCCGGAGCGGGCTGTGCGCCGTGGCGCTCCCGGACGGTCGCGTGATGACCCTCGGCGGGGTGCGGTACGGCGCGGGTGGGCTCGTGAGCGACCCTCATGTGGAGTTGCTCGTTCCCGGCCAGAACGGCGCCGCGACGGCCCTGCTCGGGTTGAAGCCGCTGGACCCGTCGCGTCATCAGCACTCGTGCACGGTGCTGGACGATGGCTCGGTGCTCATCGCGGGAGGGCAGGGGGAAGATGGGAGCCGGGGGACGACGTTGGGCGACCTCGTCATCTACACGCCGGTTCCGCTGGACTGA
- a CDS encoding 2-oxo acid dehydrogenase subunit E2 has translation MAHLELIPKENVSSFRKLAIGSWKTAYDPTVYGTMTLRMDKALAYIEAFRVKTGIRLTVTHLLAKAMAEALRRCPDANAILRFNRIYLRKRVTISTLVVQTDGGKVDLTSAKIDDAEQKSLREIAAELEAAVQKVRQRKDEMLERGKGTIHKMPYAFLNFFTWLISFFMYTLNWDMTWAGMPRDAFGSAIITNVGSLGLDTAYVPLVPYTRVPIFIAPGAIKDAPVVENGKVVPGKLMNVNASFDHRFIDGFHASILANTFREMLENPFEHFDKLDDVAPVIPADVKPPVSAAG, from the coding sequence ATGGCGCACCTGGAACTCATTCCCAAGGAGAACGTCTCCAGCTTTCGCAAGCTGGCCATCGGCAGCTGGAAGACGGCGTACGATCCGACCGTCTACGGCACGATGACGCTGCGCATGGACAAGGCCCTCGCCTACATCGAGGCCTTCCGCGTGAAGACGGGCATCCGGCTCACCGTCACCCATCTGCTGGCCAAGGCCATGGCCGAGGCGCTTCGCCGCTGCCCCGACGCCAACGCCATCCTGCGCTTCAACCGCATCTACCTGCGCAAGCGCGTCACCATCTCCACCCTCGTGGTGCAGACGGATGGCGGCAAGGTGGACCTGACCTCGGCGAAGATCGACGACGCGGAGCAGAAGTCCCTCCGGGAGATCGCCGCCGAGCTCGAGGCCGCCGTGCAGAAGGTCCGTCAGCGCAAGGACGAGATGCTCGAGCGGGGCAAGGGCACCATCCACAAGATGCCCTACGCCTTCCTCAACTTCTTCACCTGGCTCATCTCCTTCTTCATGTACACGCTGAACTGGGACATGACGTGGGCGGGCATGCCCCGGGACGCGTTCGGCTCGGCCATCATCACCAACGTGGGCTCGCTGGGGCTGGACACGGCCTACGTGCCGCTGGTGCCCTACACCCGCGTGCCCATCTTCATCGCCCCGGGCGCCATCAAGGACGCCCCCGTGGTGGAGAACGGCAAGGTGGTGCCCGGCAAGCTGATGAACGTGAACGCCTCGTTCGATCACCGCTTCATCGACGGCTTCCACGCCAGCATCCTCGCCAACACCTTCCGCGAGATGCTGGAGAACCCCTTCGAGCACTTCGACAAGCTCGACGACGTGGCCCCGGTGATCCCGGCGGACGTCAAGCCGCCGGTCTCGGCCGCGGGGTAG
- a CDS encoding zinc metalloprotease HtpX, whose translation MPQGGVRGSGWGHRLSNALKTTVLLAGLTALMLFVGERLGGPRGLVFAGFFVVVMNFGSYWFSDRIALAMHGAQPLEYAEAPWLHQMVERLAARAGMPKPKLYLLPTRTPNAFATGRDPEHAAVAVTAGIVDILDQRELEGVLAHELAHVKNRDTLIGTVAATLAGVISYAAQMLFWFGGSLLSRDDDEDGLGHALGNLGVLLVAPIAATLLQLAVSRSREYGADATGAELCGDPDALANALLKLERGAELMPYDRAPATSHLFIVNPLSGGAIMGLFSTHPPIPERVRRLREMGAHGGSRAWRSAWA comes from the coding sequence ATGCCCCAAGGGGGCGTGCGCGGGAGCGGCTGGGGACACCGGCTGAGCAACGCGCTGAAGACGACGGTGCTGCTGGCGGGACTCACGGCGCTGATGTTGTTCGTCGGCGAGCGCCTGGGCGGCCCGCGGGGGCTCGTCTTCGCGGGCTTCTTCGTCGTGGTGATGAACTTCGGCTCGTACTGGTTCAGTGATCGGATCGCCCTGGCGATGCACGGGGCGCAGCCGCTGGAGTACGCGGAGGCGCCGTGGCTGCACCAGATGGTGGAGCGGCTGGCGGCTCGCGCGGGCATGCCCAAGCCGAAGCTGTACCTGCTGCCCACCCGGACGCCCAACGCGTTCGCCACGGGCCGCGACCCGGAGCACGCCGCGGTGGCGGTGACGGCCGGCATCGTGGACATCCTGGATCAGCGGGAGCTCGAGGGCGTGCTGGCGCACGAGCTGGCGCACGTGAAGAACCGCGACACGCTCATTGGCACGGTGGCGGCCACGCTGGCGGGCGTCATCAGCTACGCGGCGCAGATGCTCTTCTGGTTCGGCGGCTCGCTGCTCAGCCGCGATGACGACGAGGACGGGCTGGGGCACGCGCTGGGCAACCTGGGCGTGCTGCTGGTGGCGCCCATTGCCGCCACACTGCTGCAGCTGGCGGTGAGCCGCTCGCGCGAGTACGGCGCGGATGCGACGGGAGCGGAGCTGTGTGGGGATCCGGACGCGCTGGCCAATGCGCTGCTGAAGCTGGAGCGCGGCGCGGAACTGATGCCCTATGACCGGGCGCCGGCCACCTCGCACCTCTTCATCGTGAACCCGCTGTCCGGCGGCGCCATCATGGGCCTGTTCTCCACCCACCCGCCCATCCCCGAGCGGGTGCGGCGCCTGCGCGAGATGGGGGCCCACGGGGGCTCCCGCGCCTGGCGAAGCGCCTGGGCGTAG
- the fni gene encoding type 2 isopentenyl-diphosphate Delta-isomerase produces the protein MGEEATAKRKDDHLDLCATGDVEPVQNSTLLECVRLVHCAMPEMAVDEVDLSTEFLGKKLRYPLLITGMTGGTERAGAVNRDMALLAERHGLAFGVGSQRAMAENPQLGATFQVRQVAPTIPVLGNIGLYQAVGLGVDGVRRLAEAIGADGMALHLNAGQELTQPEGDRDFRGGYKVVEGLVRVFGARLLVKETGCGIGPEVARRLVELGVRNLDVSGLGGTSWVRVEQLRATGVQAQVGAEFSSWGIPTAAAIATVRRAVGPDARLVASGGLRTGLDVAKVLTLGADVGGMALPLFRAQQQGGLPAAEQALATILTSLKQALVLTGSRNCAELRQKPRIVVGELKDWLAAL, from the coding sequence ATGGGTGAGGAGGCGACGGCGAAGCGCAAGGACGATCACCTCGACCTGTGCGCGACCGGAGACGTCGAGCCGGTGCAGAACAGCACGCTGCTGGAGTGCGTGCGGCTGGTGCATTGCGCGATGCCGGAGATGGCCGTGGACGAGGTGGATCTCTCCACCGAGTTCCTCGGCAAGAAGCTGCGCTACCCGCTGCTGATCACCGGCATGACGGGTGGCACGGAGCGGGCCGGGGCGGTGAACCGGGACATGGCGCTGCTGGCCGAGCGGCACGGGCTGGCCTTTGGCGTGGGCAGTCAGCGCGCCATGGCGGAGAACCCCCAGCTGGGAGCGACCTTCCAGGTGCGGCAGGTGGCTCCCACGATTCCCGTGCTGGGCAACATCGGCCTGTACCAGGCGGTGGGGCTGGGCGTGGACGGGGTGCGGCGGCTGGCCGAGGCCATTGGCGCGGACGGCATGGCGCTGCACCTCAACGCGGGCCAGGAGCTCACGCAGCCCGAGGGTGATCGCGACTTCCGCGGCGGCTACAAGGTCGTGGAGGGACTGGTGCGCGTCTTCGGCGCGCGCCTGCTGGTGAAGGAGACGGGGTGTGGCATCGGCCCCGAGGTGGCGCGCCGGCTGGTGGAGCTGGGGGTGCGCAACCTGGATGTCTCCGGACTGGGTGGCACCTCGTGGGTGCGGGTGGAGCAGCTGCGTGCCACGGGCGTGCAGGCCCAGGTGGGCGCCGAGTTCTCCAGCTGGGGCATCCCCACGGCCGCGGCCATCGCCACCGTGCGCAGGGCCGTGGGCCCGGACGCCCGGCTGGTGGCCTCGGGCGGACTGCGCACCGGCCTGGACGTGGCGAAGGTGCTCACCCTGGGCGCGGACGTGGGCGGCATGGCCCTGCCCCTCTTCCGAGCGCAGCAGCAGGGCGGACTGCCAGCGGCCGAGCAGGCACTCGCCACCATCCTCACCAGCCTCAAGCAGGCGCTCGTGCTCACCGGTAGCCGAAACTGCGCGGAGCTGCGCCAGAAGCCCCGGATCGTCGTGGGGGAGTTGAAGGACTGGCTCGCGGCACTGTAG